The proteins below come from a single Deltaproteobacteria bacterium genomic window:
- a CDS encoding aminotransferase class I/II-fold pyridoxal phosphate-dependent enzyme has protein sequence PAKKEIYKHLDMNGLENILKENAGRVKRAVVVTDGVFSMRGDFALLDRIVQLCRMFESGYEEGIITVVDDSHGIGAFGRTGRGTEEYTGASADILIATLGKSLGVNGGYAVSTVPIIKYLRESSPFYIYSNPITPAEASAAIKSLDILGSLEGLNLLERIKELAVYLRNGLKDLGYETISGEHPIVPLMIRDTLKTSEIVRYLFDNNILATAINFPIVPKGEEEIRLQVSAVNTIKDIDYLLDVLKRFKGRN, from the coding sequence CCTGCAAAAAAAGAAATCTACAAACATTTGGACATGAATGGATTGGAAAATATTCTTAAGGAAAATGCAGGGAGGGTTAAAAGGGCAGTGGTTGTTACAGATGGTGTCTTCAGTATGCGGGGCGACTTTGCACTGCTGGACAGGATTGTCCAACTATGCAGGATGTTTGAATCAGGATATGAAGAAGGCATTATAACAGTTGTTGATGATTCTCATGGTATCGGAGCTTTTGGCAGGACAGGGAGGGGCACAGAAGAATACACAGGTGCCTCTGCTGATATACTGATTGCTACTCTTGGGAAATCTCTTGGTGTAAATGGCGGTTATGCAGTGTCAACAGTTCCAATAATTAAATACCTTCGGGAGTCATCGCCGTTTTATATATATTCAAATCCCATTACACCTGCTGAGGCATCAGCAGCCATCAAGTCTTTGGATATTTTAGGCAGTCTTGAGGGGCTCAATCTGCTTGAAAGAATAAAAGAACTAGCCGTATATTTGCGAAACGGATTGAAAGATTTAGGGTATGAGACAATTAGTGGTGAACACCCTATTGTTCCGCTGATGATAAGGGACACACTTAAAACCTCTGAAATAGTTAGATACCTTTTTGACAACAATATTCTTGCTACTGCAATAAACTTTCCTATTGTGCCAAAGGGTGAGGAAGAGATACGGCTTCAGGTATCCGCAGTCAATACAATAAAAGATATTGATTATCTTCTGGATGTTTTAAAGAGGTTTAAGGGCAGAAATTGA